The Lutibacter sp. A64 genome segment AAGAATAAGTTAGTCTCTTTAGCTGATGATAATTCTGCTATATTCCAAACAATTGAATTTAATAACACCATTACCAAAACGGCTGTTGGACAACCAGTAGGGTTGTATTATGGTCTTATTTCTGATGGTTTATTTTCAAGCGAAGAAGAATTGTACAATAGTCCATCTCAAGGCGATATTAATGAAGATACAGGTATTTGGATAGGAGATATTAAATGGAAAGATATAAATGGAGATAATGTAATTGACGATAAAGATAAAACGTATATAGGTAATCCACATCCAGATTTTACATTTAGCATTTCAAATAACTTAAACTATAAAAACTGGGATTTAGCATTAGCAATGAATGGTTCTTATGGGAATGACGTTTATAATTGGACACGTAAGTTAACAGAAGGTATGTTAGAGTTAAACGGTAACCAATCTGTAGTTATAAATAACAGATTTATTAAAGGTGTAAATGAAAATACAGGTATACCTAGATTTGTTTTTGGTGATCCAAATGGAAATGCAGGTGTATCAGATAGATTTGTTGAAGATGGTTCTTATTTAAGAATTCAAAATATAACACTAGGTTATACATTACCATCAGCTATTCTAGATAAACAAAGTTTAATAAGTAAAGTTAGATTTTACACTACTATCCAAAACTTGTACACATTTACTAATTATTCTGGTTACGACCCTGAAATAGGAGCATTTAACCAAAATTCAATGATGATGGGTATTGATAACGGTAGGTATCCTGTGCCGAGAACGTATATGGTAGGAGTAAATGTAGAATTTTAATTGACTAAAACATTTTATTATGAAAATATATAAATTATTAATAGTATTTGTGTTGATATTTGCAGCATCTTGTTCAGAAGATTTTGTAAATAATCCACCGGAAGATGCTTTAACCGTTGATAATTTCTTCAACACAGATCAACAGGTATTAAGTTCGGGAAGCCCAATGTATGGTTACCCTTGGTTTTATTTTAATGAAAAATTTCTAATTAGTATTGGAGATTTATACAGTGGAAATGCAATTGGAAGTTATTCAGACCTTGCGCAATTTGAGAATTTTTCTGTAAACGGAGCAAATCAATTTGCTAATGAAGGATGGGATTCTTTATATAACGTTGTTGCAAATGCAAACGTTCTAATGCATAATTTAGAAACAAAAGTAGGTGCAGACGTTTCAAAAGAGGTTATAGACCAAGTAATGGGAGAAGCTTATTTTATGAGAGCTTCTGCATATTTTTATTTGGTTAGAATATGGGGTGCAATACCTATTATACATTCTGTAGATCAAATAAATTCAAAAGAGCCAGTTTATAGAAATAGAGTTGAAGATATTTATGCCTTTATCATAAAAGATTATGAAAAAGCATACAGTTTACTTCCTTCTCAATGGGATGCTAACAATCAAGGTCGAGCTACAAAATCAGCTTGTGATGGTATGTTAGCAAAAGTATATTTAGCTCAAGGTGATTATACAAACACTAATATTTATACTACTAAAGTAATTAATAGTGGACTATATAGTTTAATGACTAATTACCAAGATTTATTTAATCCAGTTTACAATAATAACATTGAATCTATTTTTGCTTTACAATGGGTTGCCTGTGGAGATTGGGGATTTCAAAACGTTAATCAAGCATATTTAGCTGCTTCACCAAAATTAACGCAAGTAGGTGATGGTTGGGGAACATTTCAACCAAGTATAGATTTAATGAATGCTTATGAAGATGGAGATTTAAGACGTTATAGAACTATTATGGAACCTGGAAGTTTTTATCCAGAATTAGTAACAGCAGAAGGAGGTTATACAGTACCAGAAGATGGTTTAACAAGTACTATTGCAGGGTTTAGAAAATATATTGTTGGCTCTCCAGATGAAGGTAACGTGTGTTTTATGTCAACTGATGTAAACACAAATATATTACGTTATGCAGATATTTTATTAATGCACGCTGAAAGTATTTTAGCTAATAATACATCTACTACAGATCAAAATGCACTTGACGCATATAACGCAGTTAGAACTAGAGCAGGATTAGATGCAAAAGATGAAATTACAGCTGAAGATATTTTTAATGAACGAAGAATTGAATTTGTTGTCGAAGGTGATTATTGGTTCGATTTAGTTCGTAGAGATAGAGTTGAAGCTTTAGAAATTATAGCAAATCAAG includes the following:
- a CDS encoding RagB/SusD family nutrient uptake outer membrane protein, which produces MKIYKLLIVFVLIFAASCSEDFVNNPPEDALTVDNFFNTDQQVLSSGSPMYGYPWFYFNEKFLISIGDLYSGNAIGSYSDLAQFENFSVNGANQFANEGWDSLYNVVANANVLMHNLETKVGADVSKEVIDQVMGEAYFMRASAYFYLVRIWGAIPIIHSVDQINSKEPVYRNRVEDIYAFIIKDYEKAYSLLPSQWDANNQGRATKSACDGMLAKVYLAQGDYTNTNIYTTKVINSGLYSLMTNYQDLFNPVYNNNIESIFALQWVACGDWGFQNVNQAYLAASPKLTQVGDGWGTFQPSIDLMNAYEDGDLRRYRTIMEPGSFYPELVTAEGGYTVPEDGLTSTIAGFRKYIVGSPDEGNVCFMSTDVNTNILRYADILLMHAESILANNTSTTDQNALDAYNAVRTRAGLDAKDEITAEDIFNERRIEFVVEGDYWFDLVRRDRVEALEIIANQERGVYQDRDINIIASKKVTPSESDFLLPIPSAETAKNPLLLEEPVAFEF